A genomic segment from Aspergillus chevalieri M1 DNA, chromosome 7, nearly complete sequence encodes:
- the SPE1 gene encoding type III PLP-dependent enzyme (BUSCO:EOG09261V03;~COG:E;~EggNog:ENOG410PGWB;~InterPro:IPR022644,IPR022643,IPR022653,IPR002433, IPR029066,IPR022657,IPR009006,IPR000183;~PFAM:PF00278,PF02784;~go_function: GO:0003824 - catalytic activity [Evidence IEA];~go_process: GO:0006596 - polyamine biosynthetic process [Evidence IEA]) — protein MAPTACVPPVEILATKHKPEIIHSHNNFNALGNHGGDESLQSRLTAKDLVLDVLKKRAAEVDVDRCGAGEEDAFYVADMGEIYRQHLRWKMQLGRVKPFYAVKCNPDPEILRLMAQLGNGFDCASKAEIDLALATGIDPSRIIYAQPCKTKSYLRYAAQVGVKQMTFDNADELYKIKACFPDAELYLRILTDDSTSLCRLSMKFGASLDVARQLLELAAQLELRVVGVSFHVGSGAEDPSAFVKAVQDARMVFDQAMEVGHELHTLDVGGGFSHDTFEKFAGYLGEALDAYFPPHIRIIAEPGRYYVANAFTLAANVIARRDLPDPTDSTRDAYMVYLNDGVYGNFSNIIFDHQHPVAQILSCANGIDRSAEGVHYSIWGPTCDGIDVITQHIVLPGMLDVGDWLFFEEMGAYTKCSATRFNGFSDNHEVIYISSEAGASALLDY, from the exons ATGGCACCTACTGCTTGTGTCCCTCCCGTTGAGATTCTCGCGACCAAACACAAACCTGAGATAATACATTCTCATAATAATTTCAATGCGCTCGGTAATCATGGAGGGGACGAATCGTTGCAATCGAGGTTGACGGCCAAGGACCTCGTCCTGGATGTCTTGAAGAAGCGTGCGGCTGAAGTGGATGTTGACCGCTGTGGCGCCGGAGAGGAGGATGCGTTCTATGTGGCAGACATGGGCGAGATCTACCGCCAGCATTTGCGCTGGAAAATGCAATTGGGCCGTGTGAAGCCTTTTTACG CGGTCAAGTGCAATCCCGACCCGGAGATTCTTCGTCTCATGGCTCAGCTTGGAAATGGTTTCGACTGTGCTTCCAAGGCTGAGATTGACTTGGCCCTCGCGACCGGTATCGACCCGAGCCGCATCATCTACGCGCAGCCTTGCAAGACCAAGTCGTACTTGCGCTATGCGGCTCAGGTGGGAGTGAAGCAGATGACCTTTGACAACGCGGACGAGCTTTACAAAATCAAGGCGTGTTTCCCGGACGCTGAGCTGTACCTGCGCATCTTGACGGATGACTCGACTAGCTTGTGCCGTCTGAGCATGAAATTCGGCGCATCTTTGGATGTCGCGCGCCAGCTTCTCGAATTGGCCGCGCAGCTCGAGCTCAGGGTGGTTGGCGTGAGCTTCCACGTCGGCTCGGGTGCCGAGGATCCCAGCGCGTTCGTCAAAGCTGTCCAGGATGCGCGTATGGTGTTTGACCAGGCGATGGAAGTGGGCCACGAGCTCCACACTTTGGATGTGGGCGGTGGTTTCAGCCATGACACGTTCGAGAAATTCGCTGGATACTTGGGCGAGGCGCTTGATGCCTACTTCCCGCCTCACATTCGTATCATCGCGGAGCCTGGTCGCTACTACGTGGCCAACGCCTTCACCTTGGCGGCCAACGTCATTGCGCGCCGCGACCTCCCTGACCCGACCGATTCGACGCGCGACGCGTACATGGTCTACCTGAACGACGGCGTGTACGGCAACTTCTCGAACATCATCTTCGACCACCAGCATCCGGTCGCGCAGATCCTGTCCTGTGCGAATGGCATCGACCGCTCCGCTGAGGGCGTTCACTACTCCATCTGGGGTCCTACCTGCGATGGTATCGATGTCATCACCCAGCATATCGTGCTGCCCGGAATGTTGGATGTCGGAGACTGGCTGTTCTTCGAGGAGATGGGAGCGTACACCAAGTGTAGCGCCACGCGTTTCAACGGTTTCTCCGACAACCACGAGGTGATTTACATCTCTAGCGAAGCCGGAGCATCTGCTCTCCTCGACTACTGA
- a CDS encoding protein N-lysine methyltransferase family protein (COG:A;~EggNog:ENOG410PQ0E;~InterPro:IPR029063,IPR019410;~PFAM:PF10294) → MVFYIRFLKTPRFQKQKGVVSVSALICITTDLGDAFLAEDAHLLATLSVNQTGKSLYKEPLKWTAGKRELPISLGPFPEHLARQTVVLGVNAIEPQRAEMRWNDAIMGGTGVPLVISGWSAPFGGSRSLVAEKLVERRFGPTDRLILRIWEETGNSIARHIWDAALASVIHLEQIVQGGSKSTLPVFSELLQNPRDKPLQVLELGSGCGIVGIALAELLPQCFVLLTDLPEVEDIVMQNIAVARPAQSSKIEYQNLDWDESLPENLCHESIDLILVSDCTYNADSLPALVSVLDRLVRSSPSALILVALKRRHESEAIFFDLMQSAGLCNRHQVQTVTLPAQHDQLDCIELHCYGRNPQPGSG, encoded by the exons ATGGTCTTCTACATTCGCTTCCTCAAGACTCCTCGATTCCAGAAGCAAAAAGGAGTTGTTTCTGTCTCTGCTCTGATCTGCATCACGACGGACCTGGGCGATGCATTCCTGGCTGAGGATGCACATTTGCTCGCAACCTTGAGTGTTAATCAGACAGGAAAATCCCTGTACAAGGAGCCACTAAAATGGACCGCCGGCAAACGGGAGCTTCCCATCTCACTGGGGCCGTTTCCCGAGCATCTCGCCCGACAGACTGTGGTCCTAGGCGTTAATGCAATTGAACCCCAGAGAGCAGAAATGCGCTGGAACGATGCTATAATGGGAGGTACCGGCGTCCCTTTGGTTATCTCCGGCTGGAGCGCACCTTTTGGAGGGTCTCGGTCTCTGGTGGCAGAGAAACTCGTGGAGAGACGGTTTGGTCCTACTGACCGATTGATTCTGAGAATATGGGAGGAGACAGGCAACAGCATTGCCCGGCATATCTG GGATGCAGCCCTTGCATCAGTGATACATCTTGAGCAGATCGTGCAAGGTGGTTCCAAGTCTACCCTGCCGGTGTTTTCGGAACTTCTACAGAACCCGCGCGACAAACCCCTCCAGGTTCTTGAACTGGGATCGGGCTGCGGGATTGTAGGCATTGCTTTGGCGGAACTGCTCCCACAGTGCTTTGTTCTGCTGACCGACCTACCTGAAGTCGAGGATATTGTAATGCAAAATATCGCTGTGGCCAGACCAGCGCAGTCATCCAAGATTGAATATCAAAACCTCGACTGGGACGAATCTCTGCCGGAGAATCTCTGCCACGAGTCTATAGACCTGATTCTCGTTTCGGACTGTACATATAACGCCGACAGTTTGCCTGCGCTGGTCTCAGTTCTAGACCGGCTCGTACGAAGTTCCCCGAGTGCACTCATTCTTGTGGCATTAAAGCGGCGCCATGAAAGTGAAGCAATCTTTTTTGACCTGATGCAGTCTGCAGGACTCTGCAATCGGCACCAAGTCCAGACAGTAACGCTCCCGGCACAGCATGACCAATTAGATTGCATTGAGCTGCATTGCTATGGACGGAATCCACAGCCGGGATCCGGATGA
- a CDS encoding uncharacterized protein (COG:S;~EggNog:ENOG410PJNN): MMRPRDPRIRQTLNQISSNLESVNETAQEGIYAFSQNYISPCFATIGNCVHTCTAPCLPSREDQIRRRRRGRAEANFDFYDDWDNDIANDSLLGWGSDELDRLLAGSGLARGTADQPRRQRKMSYGTRGTRRKSSVLVPENRNDPTVIPSSSFLGFLERFPWRLGARGQKYRPSAADLQEHPGGRRFDREEEPLLETGDRSEDPDSYGNNGRDRSATQSSRETANSLSSRGDLIMSDEEEDAVPLDDEFALALGRRGTGLDSDDQSGRKSLMRRSTSGTISSTTDASLNELRMKKKRGSRILSPRVIAVGAQTLDAQSLDDLKREEEQAELKEEQEIIKKRFAAQRLASNRGLDQDKSASRPSLSARSTTVSSDAQHANAVYSPRGSVSDRKLPDDLDNSQTEPFPSLPQTPVSSTGHESWPDMKASEDNPGSPNPGSDRATDG; the protein is encoded by the exons ATGATGCGACCCAGGGACCCTCGCATTCGCCAAACGCTCAACCAGATCTCCTCCAACCTTGAAAGCGTAAATGAGACGGCACAGGAAGGCATCTACGCCTTTTCGCAGAATTACATCTCGCCATGCTTTGCGACTATCGGGAACTGCGTTCACACATGCACAGCGCCATGTCTCCCTAGTCGCGAAGACCAGATCCGGCGTCGACGACGGGGCCGGGCGGAGGCCAATTTCGATTTCTATGATGACTGGGATAATGATATTGCCAATGATAGCCTGTTAGGCTGGGGATCTGATGAGCTTGATCGTTTGCTAGCTGGGAGTGGTCTTGCACGCGGGACTGCGGACCAACCACGCCGGCAGCGAAAGATGAGTTATGGGACGCGCGGTACCAGGAGAAAGAGCAGTGTGCTTGTACCTGAGAACAGAAACGATCCGACGGTAATACCTAGCTCTTCATTTTTGGGCTTTTTGGAACGTTTCCCTTGGAGATTGGGAGCGCGGGGGCAGAAGTATCGTCCATCGGCTGCAGATCTACAGGAGCATCCTGGAGGACGTCGTTTTGACCGTGAAGAAGAGCCATTACTTGAGACTGGTGATAGATCTGAGGATCCTGATTCTTATGGTAACAACGGCAGAGATCGAAGCGCAACCCAGTCATCGCGAGAGACTGCCAACTCTCTAAGTTCACGGGGTGATTTGATTATGagtgacgaagaagaagatgcgGTGCCATTAGATGACGAATTTGCCTTGGCGCTGGGCCGTCGCGGCACAGGATTGGACTCCGATGACCAGTCTGGAAGAAAATCTTTGATGAGAAGGTCCACTTCGGGGACCATCAGTTCTACAACAGATGCTTCTCTGAATGAATTAcgaatgaagaagaagcgagGTAGTCGCATTCTGTCGCCTCGAGTCATTGCTGTCGGTGCGCAGACCCTCGATGCCCAGTCATTGGATGACTtgaagagagaggaagagcagGCTGAGCTCAAAGAGGAACAAGAGATTATTAAGAAACGGTTTGCTGCGCAAAGGTTGGCTTCAAATCGTGGTCTTGATCAGGACAAG TCAGCGTCTCGTCCTTCTCTGTCTGCACGCTCTACGACCGTTTCGTCAGACGCGCAACATGCAAACGCCGTTTACTCGCCGCGGGGATCAGTTAGTGACAGAAAATTGCCCGATGATCTTGACAATTCGCAAACCGAACCTTTTCCATCTCTACCCCAGACTCCTGTATCATCAACAGGTCATGAATCTTGGCCCGATATGAAGGCGTCAGAGGACAATCCAGGGTCTCCTAATCCGGGTTCTGATAGAGCAACCGACGGCTGA
- a CDS encoding class I SAM-dependent methyltransferase (COG:S;~EggNog:ENOG410PQP4;~InterPro:IPR029063,IPR041698;~PFAM:PF13847,PF08241,PF13649) encodes MASQSGFPSSYDPSKYYDPEIQTVREPARTIFKEYSKIPNERIANHINEVRKRAFAVTPYPCIGLFRFLELDLHRMSIYPEILERVRTGDKFLDLGCALGQELRHLVHDGAPSTNLYGCDLNPDLINVGYDLFNDQATLQSQFIVSDIFNYKSDLITRFTGHFDIINAMSFFHLFTWDQQILVAKCIITLLRPQPGSLLVGRQVGKVKHSEGPEAGESLIGYFHNEESWREMWEVVARETGTRWRVDVVEEKWGETASEEILRLVREQGQIKVRFVVRRE; translated from the exons ATGGCATCTCAATCAGGATTCCCGTCTAGTTACGATCCAAGCAAATACTACGATCCAGAGATCCAAACCGTCCGCGAGCCCGCAAGGACAATCTTCAAGGAATATAGCAAGATTCCAAATGAGAGGATCGCGAACCATATCAATGAAGTG AGGAAACGTGCTTTTGCCGTG ACCCCCTACCCATGTATCGGTCTATTCAGATTCCTCGAACTAGACCTTCATCGAATGTCAATCTACCCCGAAATCCTAGAACGGGTTAGAACCGGCGACAAGTTCCTAGATCTAGGATGTGCACTGGGACAAGAACTCCGGCACCTG GTCCACGATGGCGCTCCCTCCACAAACCTCTACGGCTGCGACCTAAACCCCGACTTAATCAACGTCGGCTACGACCTCTTCAACGACCAGGCTACCCTTCAATCGCAATTCATCGTCTCCGACATCTTCAACTACAAGTCTGATCTAATAACCCGCTTCACCGGTCACTTCGATATAATCAACGCCATGTCCTTCTTTCACCTCTTCACCTGGGACCAACAGATCCTCGTCGCGAAGTGCATCATAACCCTCCTCCGTCCGCAACCCGGTTCTCTACTCGTTGGACGGCAGGTTGGGAAGGTTAAGCATAGCGAGGGTCCTGAGGCGGGGGAGAGTTTGATTGGGTATTTTCATAACGAGGAGAGTTGGAGAGAAATGTGGGAGGTTGTGGCGAGGGAGACGGGGACGAGGTGGAGGGTTGATGTTGTGGAGGAGAAATGGGGCGAAACTGCTAGCGAGGAGATTTTGAGGTTGGTCAGGGAGCAGGGGCAGATTAAGGTTAGGTTCGTTGTTAGGAGGGAATGA